In the Apodemus sylvaticus chromosome 3, mApoSyl1.1, whole genome shotgun sequence genome, AATATTATTGTTATAATCTGGTTATCAAGGTGTAGTTAACAAAATAAGTCAACACCTTGAGTTCAGTCCTGCACATCTTGTATATTTTGAGATACAATACCCTAAAGAATATATAGGAAGTTcttgaacatctttttttttataattctttctctttttttttaaatttaatgtattgatatatttatttacatttcaaatgatttccccttttctggacccccactccccgaaagtcccatcagtccccttccctccccctgttttcccacccaacccttcccacttccttgttctgattttgctctatactgcttcacagagtctttccagaacaaggggccactcctccgttcttcttgtacctcatttgatgtgtggattatgttttgggtattccagttttctaggttaatatccacttattagtgagtgcataccatgattcattttttgagtctgggttacctcacttagtatgatgttctacaggtccatccatttgcctaagaatttcatgaatttattgtttctaatggctgaatagtactccattgtgtatatataccacattttttgcatccactcttctgttgagggatacctggattctttccaacttctggcaattataaatagggctgctatgaacatagtggaacatgtatccttattacatgctggggaatcttttgggtatatgcccaggagtgatatagcaggatcttctggaagtgaggtgcccagttttcggaggaaccgccaggctgatttccagagtggttgtaccaatttgcaaccccaccagcaattgaACATCTTTTTTTAAGCTAGGACCTTACTGTGTATTCCTACCTGGTCTGGAATtaacagagatctgtctgcttttgcctccccagttctgaaattaaaggtgtgtcctatCACACCTGacatataaaattaatgttttataacGACTCTTCATGTTTAATACTACTTTCGTGCATATATCAATCTTTACATTGCCATCCCACTACAAGGTTGTGTGAGAGCATGTCTATTCTGAAGTTTCTTTcagggtttttggtttggtttggtttggtttggtttggtttggtttggttttcttgcttttctttttttttatgtgtgtgtgtgtgtgtgttgtttgtttggcttggttttggtttattttaactGTTTTAGAAATGAAGTTCAAGCTggtcggtggtggcacatgcctttaatcccagcacttgggaggcagagacaggcggatttctgagttcgaggccagcctggtctacagagtcagttccaggacaaccaaggctatacaaagaaaccctgtctcgaacacccccccccccaaaaaaaaaccccaaaaagaaaaaaaaagaaatgaagttcaAAGCCTGTGTTGAGCAATACTTCTAGCCTAGCTGTTTCTTATTCTCTGTTCTAATTCTGACATAAGCCATCAAAGCTTGTCTTATTGCTTGACTTTGGAGTAGGATAACTTACCTAATGTCACATTAGATGTGTTCAGCCAGTTCTGCAACTCAAGTAGACCACAGGTACAGTTCCATGGATTTCCCTCCAGAGTTAATAACTCCAGATGAAATAATTGTGGTGCATTAAACAGGCTTATCAAATTGCCTTGCAGATTCAGAACTTTCAGGTTATTTAGAGGTACAAATGTATTGGGATTCAGTTGTAATATTTTGTTTTGGCAAAGGAATAATTGTTTTAGTTCATTTAAGCCAACAAATGCACCCTGTTGAATTACACTGATTGAATttccacatatatttaaaatttctagGTTGAAGAGATTACTGAAACTACTGTTGTATAAGGCAGTGATGTAATTCTCCATCAAGTAGAGCTCAGTGAGGAAAGAATACATCTGTAGCACCCTGGTATCTGAAGCATCCAGAGTAATTTGGTTATAACTGAGATCGAGAATGGTAACATTGTTACTGATACCCTCTGGGATCAAAGCATAATTCCTTCTGGTGAAATTATATTTGACTtcctaaaaaggaaaagaaaatagaaatcagaaatagaaagtagaatcagaaaaaattctaccagaattaATAAAATTACATACCCAAGAAGAGAAATTGGATCATTCTGGAAAGAGTTCTTCTTTAACATAAAAAAGGAAGAGCAAACGTGTTTCTCTATGCAACTGAAATACTGAAGAGTAAGGAAATCCTGATACAACCACTTAAGGAGAACCGAAGATATCTTCCACTTGTTAACTATATAAGCATTACAGAAAGAATGTTGCAGTATTTCTTATACAGAAATACAAAGCAAATATTCTGTTGACTTACTTAATCAGAAGTATTGGCAtatatgcctgtgatcccagctcttgTGGAGTATTAGGCAGTATACTGATAAGTACAGGGACAACTTTGACTGCACAGTtgccaaaccaaatcaaaacaaaacaaaacaaaaacagacgaAACAGACTAAAGCCTTATTTGATGTTTTAGCATACAAGATAAATATATATGGGAGAATTGTTTAAAAGTAAGTATTTTGAAATTTGTGGAGATAACATTGCATATCTAGGAATAGTAaataattgcttttatttatgtgtgtgtgtaggggggtgttttttaagacaaagtaCTCTATACTGCCCTTGCTGTACTGGAAGTCACTCTATAGATTAAGCTGACCTTGGAcatagagatccacctatctctgcttcccaagtactgggattaaagatgtgtaccatcaCCACCCCACTGGTTGTGGTaggacacacttttaatcctaggaAGAAGCAGATGCATTTTATAAGTTTAAGAACAGGCTGGCTTATATAGTtgtctcaaaacatcaaattaaatCATGATTGTTAATGAGTTATAATACAAGAAATGATTcccatatgtaaatatacatttgaaaaaatagTTTTTGACTAGCTCTGCTCTTGAAATAATAATGCAGTCACATGATATGCTATGTTAGTGAGCTTTtaagtttcttacattttatgGTTTTTAGGATGGGTTTGCATTGATGTTGATGTTTATTTGTAGTAGTCTCAGTATATTGCAGGAGATGGCCAACtcttgatcatcctgcctctatCTACTACATGATGGATTACAGGTTTATGTTAACACACTTGACTTAGttgtttaaaaacttttatttttttatttttggcagaACTAGGGATTGAACTAAGGGAGTATACAAAAGTTCTCCCACCGAGTTCTGTCCCCAACCTGTATGtggtggaggagaggagaagaggtcAATGTTAGATGCAATTTAGATTTTAGTCCCATCTGGTCAGCTTCTATAAGGAATTCACTTTATAAAACAGTGTTTTGTCAAATTAGGCTTTTGTTCAGAGGTTACAGGGTTTTAGTATACAAAGGTAagtaaatacttttaatttttttaaagattatttattttatgtatatgagtacactgtagctgtcttcacacacaccagattccattacagatggttgtgagtcaccatgtagttgctgggaattgaactcagcacctctagaagagcagttggcGCTCTTAatgactgagacatctctccagccccttattttaaattttatttgtttgtatatgtgtatttgtatgtgtttgtgtatccatgtgtctgtgtgtctgtctgtccatgtgtgGAGGCAGAAGACAGTTTTCAGGAGTTCTCACTGGCGTTTAGAGGtggaactcaggttgttaggcttggtggcatgTTTCCTTGGCTACCACGGCATCTTACTGGCTcacagaattaatttttaaaagtttgtcagttgtgtttatttttttgttagtcttttgcttttatgaattttacttgatttttatacagtatatgtttatgtttgagaacttttttttttttttttttttggtttttcgagacagggtttctctgtgtagccctggctgttctggaactcactctgtagaccaggctggcctcaaactcagaaatccgcctgcctctgcctcccagagtgctgggattacaggcatgcaccaccacgcctggctgagaacttttattattattggttgAAACTCACTGTTTCAGAAGCCTGGCTTTTGACAGATAGTAGCATGGAGAAGAGCCAAAGCATGAAGCCTGTGACTTTCATATCGACGGCCTAAGAGAAAAGAGaataattttatctcaaaatactAGGATTTTAGAGGTTGAGGACAtacatatgtttttcttttaaaatacataatataagAAGCACTCACATTGCTTTTCATTATCCTGTTACTAACCTTAACAAACTAAACTGCCTCTGTGGACACTGAGAGAATGAAAAAAACAGTTGTGTTAAAAACTTTTCagcatatatgtacatgaaaaTTCTAAAAAGAGCATATTTACTATATAAAACATGATTATGTGCATACTTTAGATTGATGCTGCTTGGTATTTTAAATTTGGGTGTTGTATTAATGTTATTGATCAATTTGTAGTGGTGGAAGATAAAAATCATTAGTTTTCTTTCAAGTATTCTGTACCATAATTTCCAGTACATTGACCCATCATCATTTTCTTATAGATACTTAATGATTTTTGCCATTTGCCAGATGAATATTAAGGGTTTATAATGTCATTACCACATGTAAATTATTGTCTACTGAACCCTGAAAATAGCATGATTGCTTTTTCCATTTTAGACctttttttctgataaactgaGCTTTTTTTCCATGTGCTTAGTTTTCTATAGctttttttcatgaatttattccCATGCTCTCCCATAGCAAATTTCTCAGTAATTTGTAAGAAGACAGTAAGTATTCCCTTGATGTCAGCTGCATGAAAGGCCTCTGCTGAGCTGGTTCGTGTGCTTAGTCTAGAGATGTGGACTGAGGCTCCTACTACTGTTCACGTCTGCCttgctttattgttttgttttttttggttttggttttggttttggttttggttttttttttttgttttttttttttttgacttttgggTGGGGTATCATGACTTCTAAGAAAGACCATGGCaaagacatttttgttgttttttgttgttctttaagagattttggcTAGAAAATTAATTCTAGGTAGGAAATAATTTTCCCTCAAAATAGCAGTGGCCATTGCCTCATTTTTGTCATCTTATACGATTTGCCTCTCCCTAACTCTTAAAGAACCTAAAGTCAGCATTTTCAGTTCGTGACCCGGTGCCTGGTAAAGTTTGCTTTCATCAGTCCAACTGGGTGCCTGGCTGTTCCTTTCAATCTGGAAGATTTATCACTTGGTGCTgagaaaataatttctgaattGTTCCATTGATTGATATTATTTGTAGAACTGCCTAAGTTGAGTATTGGACCGTCTGGAACAACTTTCAAATCATTATTTTCCTACTTTCTTAGTTTTGGTCTGCTTTTTGGAGATAATTTCAACTTTATCTTTATAGTTTATGTTCCCTGCATCCTTTTGATTTTAGCCCTCTTTTCATTctctcagtatttttttttcagtagatcCTGCTGCGTGGCTGTATTTTTTCTTCATACtgttctcccccctccctcctcttctctgtccctttctttctttctttctttctttctttctttctttctttctttctttctttctttctttctttcttccttccttccttccttccttccttccttccttccttccttccttcctctctctctctttctttctctctctctctttctttcttccttccttcctttctttctttctttctctctctctttctctctttctttctctctctctttttctttctttctttctctctctcttttctttctctctctctctttccttccttcctttcttctctctctctctctctctctctctctctttctttctttctttctctctctctctttctttctttctctctttctctctctctctctccttccttccttccttcctttctctctctctctctctctctctctctctctctctctctctctctctctttctttctttctttctatctatctttctttcgtttttttccagacagggtttctttgtatagccctggctgtcctggaactcactctgtagaccaggctggccttgaactcagaaatctgcctgcctctgcctcccagagtgctgggattacaggcatgtgccaccactgcccagctagcatttattataaatacttattGAAGATTTTGAAAAAAGATTATTGAATCCAAGCAAGAAGTAGGAAAATCAAGTAGATtaagattatttttcaaaaaccaaaacaaacaaataaaaagagctgggcagtggtggcacacgcttgtgatcccaacactctgggaggcagaggcaggcggatttctgagttcgaggccagcctggtctacagagtgagttccaggatagccagggctatacagagaaaccctgtctcgaaaaaaacaaataaaaaaaatgattatttttgagTTACTAAAGTCTGTTTGCTCATAGGTGATAAGAGTTTATTATTTTCCAATGCTGGTCTATTCTTGTTCACTCATTGCTTTCAATTTTTTGATCCTGTTTAggttaatttccttctttttgttgtttcataATCAAGGTTGCTAGAAAAAGCTACTTTGCTTCCTAGATTTTAtacaatatgtattttatatgatatatgcatttacatatacacacatatatatacatatgtgtatgtatatgtatatatatagtaaaacTCTTGTAGAGCCAGAAATGAGATCAAGTGACATCTTACTCCACATCATTGGCTAAAAAGGGAGATTCCTGAGTCATTTATGAAAGCTAGCTTACCTGTACTTAATGATCTCTAGGAGCAATTTTATAGCCTCTTTGATGGCTTGCCCTTCTCAGTGGTATGGTAAACTTAGTACTGAAGTCcccatggtacacagacatgaaTGAGGAAGAATAAGTAACAGAAGTGATAGTTTTTCAGGCATATGGGATATGGATAGTTAGAGGAAGCACTAGGATATAAACAAATGAACTGATTTGAGTGAAGAGATGGataaaacagaagcaagttagggCCAGACATGCTTTtatcccaacactagggaggcagaggcaggaggatctctctgtATTTGAGGTCACCCCGATCTCATATGCATTCcaggacctgtctcaaaaaaacaaaaaaacagatgaGGAATAAAGTGGTTTCAAGGCAGAGTTGTCAGGGGAGAAGGAGCTAGAGAATCATATTATGTTTGTCATCTAGTGATTGCTAAAAGAAAATTAGCAagttagaaatgttttcttttcttgatgaCGTTTAGAATTAAAGCACCATATAGTCAAGGGTTTACACTTTCAACATATCTGCAGCATTactatgtttaaaattttaatgcacaCAGTCTGCAGTCTTTTTCACATAATGCTTATAGTTTTTGCTAGGGGAGAGGTCAACAGAGAGTGAATGATAACCATTGTGATACTACATAAATTCCCGGACATAAACATTTCCTTCAGAAAGtcgattttaaaagaaaacagttttaaaaaatacagttaaaTGAGGCCATTTCTGTAAAGGATTTTCTCTGTTTGAAAGttattttgaaatgatttttgcattttaaagGGAATTAATAAAACCAGGACAAATTAGAGCATCAGTTTCTGTTAGCTGGTTTATGGATTTAAGAGCTCTTTACCCAATCTGTACACAAAAGAATGATGCTGTTATGGAAATTGTGTTTCTCTTAAATGAAATTTTCAGTACAAGATTAGGAATTTTGGGCTATTTTGATATGACTTAATATGTGCAGTGAGATAAAAAAAAGATGCtgcatttattttggttttcttaaagtccaaaagtaattttatttttcaatattttacatatttatgccATAATACAGTGCTTTTGGAGTACGGTGTTGTTGACAGTAATAATGATTACTCTCTCTAActactttgtgatttttatgttttaaaacttaataaaTAACTTATTAGGAACTTTTTTTGAAAACTGTTTAATAATAGTAGTAATCATCCAACTTCAGTAGTTTCAACTAATTCTTTTGATCTTGTAAATTTGTTTAAAGATTAAAGTTACTTCGACTTCTctgattaacatttaaaaataaaatcataaaaaataaaataaaaatgttcttaaaaCTTTGATTTACTAGATGAAAACTTTTGTATTCCATTGTAACTTTATTTATAAAGAGCCGTTGCCTGTTCCATAGGTTTATATTATTTCTGCAGTAGACTGTAAAAACATGTTCTCTGCTCTTTATCACTAACGGCAAGGATTGCTCTACAGACTTGACAAATTTAACAACAACTAGGCCTGAAGTATGTAAGCGCTTACCTTTACTTTGTCCTTTTTGTATCTGAGACTGGTGTGTGTGAGAAGTTTCCTCTGCTTCTTCTACACCACTAGAAAGGCCTGTGTCAGATGGACACATTTCACTGCTTTAACCTTTGGACCTGTAAACAAGTGATTAAGGAGAAGCTGCACTTCCTTAGCAAAAGATTGACTAGAACCTAATTTCTTAAAGACATCCTTGACTTTATAACAAGTAACATAGTTTACTTAGTTTTTGTGTATCGCTTCAACTTTTATCAAAatattaacaattttattttgtgaCTTAAATTGTAAAATATTGAGAGTATTTTTGAAAGATGTTGCTgtctaagtcagggtttctattcctgcacaagcatcatgaccaagaagcaagttggggaggaaagggtttattcagcttacacttccatgttgctgttgaTCACtacaaggaagtcaggactggaactcaagcaagtcaggaagcagaagctgatgcagaggccatggagggatgtttctcactGGCGTGCTTcttctggtttgctcagcctgcttttttatagaatccaggactaccagcccaggatggcaccacgCACAGTGGGCTCTCTCACCCTTggtcactgattgagaaaatgccttacaggtggatctcatggaggtgtttcctcaagggaggctcctttctctgtgataactctagcctgtgtcaagttgacaacacaaaaccagccagtactgtTACTAAACTAATGTGGGTTAATTGTAaagctattttatattttgttagattcaaatgaaaaatatatcaccAAGTTTTATATTTCACTGCCCTTCAACATTGTTGTTTGCTCATTTTTACAGTACCTTGCTTTTATTAGTCACTTTACTGCCAAGTTATTACAGGGGCAAAGTGCTCAAGCCATTTAAAGATTTGGCAGCCATTATAGACCATCAGGAAATAAGATACCTTCCTTGTGATGTAATCTAAATCCTCTGTAAAGTAGAATGCCGTACAATATTAGCTCCCACCAATCTATCTACAGTGGGCACTGcaagaaacagggtttctttgttgaATAATGAAACATAGGCAAGCCCATGAACTCACCTAAGTTTTAACACTAGAATTCACATGCTAATTTTTGATGGTCAGAGGAAAAATATGACTTCCTGttcaatgaagaaaagaaagaaagaaagaaagaaagaaagaaagaaagaaagaaagaaagaaagaaagaaagaaagaaattaagaaattccCAGTTGTCTGTTTCATATTCTGAGATGTCTGTAGGAAATGTTCTAAGTTTAGGTCCCTTTTGCTACTTGTAGGATCTGAGTGTATAGAAGGTATGGAGTATGTGGCCCAATGAATTTAGCTGTTAACTGATTGACGACAGTAGAAATTGTTATCCATGAGTAAATGATAGATTTTTAATCAGATttttgaaaaaactgaaaaatctcaATCCATGATCTttgtataaaaatttatattaaactcactctttcctttttttcttcttttttgtgaCAAGCTCGAAGTCTGAAGTCCTGGCTAGCtcagaactccctatgtagaccaggctgtttctgaacttatagagatctgcctgcctctcttgcTCAAGTACAGTGATTAGAGTCATGGGTCACCATACCTAGCAAATAAATTctctcagattaaaaaaaaaaaaaaaagattcctggtACGTCAAACATACTACGAGGTAGGCCTCATTCCAAGAAAATTACATAACACAGCTCCACTGGACtggggggcaggagagatgactcagaaagTTGGGAGAGGGAGCTATATGATGGTAGAGAAGGCAAATACGTGAGAAATGGGGGAGGTTTATACATTgtatgaattttttgtttttgttgg is a window encoding:
- the Lrrc19 gene encoding leucine-rich repeat-containing protein 19, coding for MKVTGFMLWLFSMLLSVKSQASETEVKYNFTRRNYALIPEGISNNVTILDLSYNQITLDASDTRVLQMYSFLTELYLMENYITALYNSSFSNLFNLEILNICGNSISVIQQGAFVGLNELKQLFLCQNKILQLNPNTFVPLNNLKVLNLQGNLISLFNAPQLFHLELLTLEGNPWNCTCGLLELQNWLNTSNVTLENENITTCSYPDDLKHYSIKSAPFASECHSKIIYTLSEEFQSIRNSSVNSSSYNITWNSEHEPLGKSWAFLVGVVATVLLTSLLIFIAIKCPIWYNILLSYNHHRLEEHEAETYENGLTRNPSSLSQITDTNSEDTTIIFEQLHSFMVDDDGFIEDRYIDVNEVHEEK